In Leptospira bouyouniensis, the following proteins share a genomic window:
- a CDS encoding enoyl-CoA hydratase-related protein, protein MNTVSLQTIDSYVAFIELNRPEAKNAISVQFLKELQNCISHVQKGKFRVLMIMGVGDSFCSGADLKERKKMSEPEVKNFLHNINDCFSSLANLPIPTIAAINGFAFGGGLELAISCDIRYASNSATMGLTETKLGIIPGAGGTQRLSRIVGEATAMEWIFSGKKLSSEEALSRGLVSKVVEPEKLKESSLALAMEISESAPIAVSAAKKAIRQGYNLPMESALKWEQLCYGETFTSKDRLEALQAFAEKRKPIFTGE, encoded by the coding sequence ATGAACACCGTCTCGCTCCAAACGATCGATTCTTATGTAGCATTCATTGAACTGAACAGGCCAGAAGCAAAAAACGCTATTTCCGTTCAATTTTTGAAAGAATTACAAAACTGTATATCTCATGTTCAAAAAGGAAAATTTCGTGTTCTTATGATCATGGGAGTAGGAGATTCATTTTGTTCAGGTGCTGATTTAAAAGAAAGAAAAAAGATGTCAGAACCAGAAGTCAAAAACTTCCTGCATAACATCAATGATTGTTTTTCTAGTTTAGCAAACCTGCCCATTCCAACCATTGCTGCCATTAATGGATTTGCATTTGGAGGAGGTTTAGAATTAGCAATTTCATGTGACATTCGTTATGCGAGTAATTCTGCCACTATGGGTTTAACGGAAACAAAACTTGGAATTATACCAGGTGCTGGTGGTACCCAAAGATTATCTCGAATTGTTGGTGAGGCAACCGCTATGGAATGGATTTTTTCTGGGAAAAAATTATCTAGTGAAGAAGCGCTCAGCCGAGGTTTGGTTTCAAAAGTTGTGGAGCCAGAAAAACTCAAGGAATCTTCTCTTGCCTTAGCAATGGAGATATCGGAATCTGCACCTATAGCTGTTTCTGCTGCAAAAAAAGCAATTCGACAAGGATATAATTTGCCGATGGAGTCTGCTTTAAAGTGGGAACAATTGTGTTATGGTGAAACTTTCACTTCGAAAGACCGACTGGAAGCCTTACAAGCATTTGCCGAAAAAAGAAAACCTATATTTACGGGAGAATGA
- a CDS encoding MFS transporter: protein MDQSLTHPLHTIQKERVIIFILAALQFLHVLDFVIMMPLGPVFMESFKIDAAAFGLLVSSYSISAGVFGLIGALFLDSFDRKLSLLVLFFGFSFGTFLCAFANSYVFLLIARVIAGGFGGMIGATVLSIIGDIIPVFRRGTATGVVMGSFSVASVVGVPFGLELAERFGWHFPFLSLGIAGFLILPIGYKFLPSIRYHLDSDTKVKQSQIKTLRLVIQKKEHFPPFIFMVFLMFGGFTVIPFLSPFLVSNVGLTTKQIPYIYFFGGLVTFFTSRYIGKLADRYGKFFIYQIITGLAILPIVLVVTLTKTSLPIVLIITTIFMVFVSGRMVPAFAMVTSAVEPRIRGGFMSVNSAIQQIAQGAASYVAGLILFQNAEKQFVNYELVGMISVFSLLFSVYLAKKIKIAG, encoded by the coding sequence ATGGACCAATCTCTTACCCATCCGCTTCATACCATTCAAAAAGAAAGAGTTATAATTTTTATATTAGCAGCCTTACAGTTTTTACACGTTTTAGATTTTGTGATCATGATGCCACTTGGACCAGTTTTTATGGAAAGTTTCAAAATTGATGCTGCTGCCTTCGGTTTACTTGTTTCTTCCTATTCAATTAGCGCAGGTGTATTTGGTTTGATTGGTGCACTTTTTTTGGATTCATTTGATCGAAAGTTGAGTTTGCTCGTTTTATTTTTTGGTTTTTCATTTGGAACATTTTTATGTGCATTTGCTAACAGTTATGTTTTTTTGCTGATTGCTCGTGTCATCGCGGGAGGATTCGGAGGAATGATCGGTGCCACCGTTCTTTCGATCATTGGGGATATCATTCCGGTCTTCCGAAGGGGAACGGCAACTGGGGTTGTAATGGGATCCTTTTCTGTTGCCTCTGTAGTAGGTGTTCCTTTTGGACTCGAACTCGCTGAACGATTCGGTTGGCATTTTCCTTTTCTTTCATTGGGGATTGCTGGATTTTTAATTTTGCCAATCGGTTATAAATTTTTACCCTCTATTCGTTACCATCTCGATTCTGATACAAAAGTGAAACAGTCGCAAATCAAAACATTACGATTGGTAATACAGAAAAAGGAACATTTCCCTCCATTTATCTTTATGGTGTTTTTAATGTTTGGTGGTTTCACAGTAATTCCTTTTTTAAGTCCGTTTTTGGTATCAAACGTTGGTTTAACGACAAAACAGATTCCCTATATTTACTTTTTTGGTGGTCTCGTAACATTTTTTACAAGCAGGTACATAGGAAAGTTGGCTGATCGTTATGGTAAGTTTTTTATCTATCAAATCATCACGGGACTTGCGATTTTGCCTATAGTTCTTGTTGTCACTTTAACAAAAACATCACTTCCAATTGTTTTAATCATCACTACAATCTTTATGGTTTTTGTATCTGGGAGGATGGTCCCAGCTTTTGCTATGGTCACATCTGCTGTGGAACCTAGAATTAGAGGCGGATTTATGTCAGTCAATTCGGCTATCCAACAAATTGCCCAAGGTGCTGCTTCCTATGTCGCTGGATTAATCCTCTTCCAAAACGCAGAAAAACAATTTGTGAATTATGAATTGGTAGGAATGATTTCTGTCTTTAGTTTGTTGTTTAGCGTGTATTTAGCGAAAAAAATCAAAATCGCTGGGTAA
- a CDS encoding SDR family NAD(P)-dependent oxidoreductase — MKYALITGASTGLGKDFAHSLAKLGYTPILVARSANKLKSIAAEIKQQYGLDGIVIAEDLSVANASEKIYKAVKKLKIQVNCLVNNAGFGLNGEFHKNSFLEESKMIQLNVTTLAELCHLFLQDMISNQEGYILNVASTAAFQPGPFMTNYYATKAYVLSLSEGLAEEVKDYGVTVSCLCPGPTKTEFFERANMTGSKLVQSSFLAMNSQEVVDIGLKALFGKRVVKIPGFLNFILAESVRVTPRFIIRKIAKYLNKVG; from the coding sequence ATGAAATATGCTTTAATTACAGGTGCATCAACAGGTCTCGGAAAGGATTTTGCCCATTCATTGGCAAAATTAGGGTACACTCCCATATTAGTCGCAAGAAGTGCTAATAAACTCAAAAGTATTGCAGCAGAAATCAAACAACAATATGGATTAGATGGCATTGTCATTGCAGAAGATTTGTCAGTAGCAAATGCTTCCGAAAAAATTTACAAAGCAGTAAAAAAGTTAAAAATACAAGTTAATTGTTTGGTCAACAATGCAGGTTTTGGTCTCAACGGAGAATTTCATAAAAATTCTTTTTTGGAAGAATCAAAAATGATCCAACTGAATGTCACAACATTAGCTGAATTATGCCATTTGTTCTTACAAGATATGATTTCAAATCAGGAAGGTTACATTCTAAATGTTGCCTCTACAGCAGCATTTCAACCAGGACCATTCATGACAAATTATTATGCCACAAAAGCATACGTACTTTCATTAAGCGAAGGATTAGCGGAAGAAGTGAAGGATTATGGAGTCACCGTTTCTTGTCTTTGTCCTGGACCTACAAAAACAGAATTTTTTGAAAGAGCGAATATGACAGGAAGCAAATTGGTCCAATCTTCATTTTTAGCAATGAACTCTCAAGAGGTTGTGGATATTGGATTAAAAGCTTTGTTTGGGAAGAGGGTAGTAAAAATTCCTGGATTCTTAAACTTTATACTAGCTGAGTCAGTTCGAGTGACACCTCGATTTATCATTCGAAAAATCGCAAAGTATCTGAATAAAGTTGGATGA
- the dcd gene encoding dCTP deaminase: MILTGKEILKRLGSDIKIEPYDEKLLNPNSYNLRLHEDLLVYSEFPLDMKKPNPVQSLKIPDEGLLLEPGKLYLGRTIEFTETHNLVPMLEGRSSIGRLGMFVHITAGFGDVGFKGFWTLEIQVTHPLRVYSGVQICQIFYHTVEGEISEYKSGKYQANQGIQPSLLYKDFEKK; the protein is encoded by the coding sequence TTGATTTTAACTGGTAAAGAAATTTTAAAAAGACTTGGTTCCGATATTAAAATTGAACCTTATGATGAAAAACTTTTAAACCCTAACTCATACAATTTAAGATTACATGAGGACTTGTTAGTTTATTCTGAATTTCCGTTGGATATGAAAAAACCAAATCCAGTCCAATCTTTAAAAATACCGGACGAAGGTTTATTGTTAGAGCCTGGGAAATTATACTTAGGAAGAACCATAGAATTCACAGAAACTCATAATTTGGTACCAATGTTAGAAGGAAGATCTTCTATCGGAAGACTTGGTATGTTTGTTCATATCACAGCCGGATTTGGAGATGTTGGATTTAAAGGGTTTTGGACTTTAGAAATACAAGTCACACACCCGTTACGCGTATACTCAGGAGTACAAATTTGCCAAATATTCTACCATACTGTGGAAGGGGAAATCAGCGAATATAAATCAGGAAAATACCAGGCTAACCAAGGGATCCAACCATCCTTATTGTACAAAGATTTCGAAAAAAAATAG
- a CDS encoding patatin-like phospholipase family protein, whose product MLSLGRGLEIAEFMGVREQVLQTLVKIFPTYDASLAIAGGGCKAFYALGVGKTLREWGVRFTELSGVSAGAAMALCILSQSEEESVEYFEEITKRNSRNFHFSNLLRGESTFPHEDMYRRTIRFGMRFDRVLESGAKIWIHSVKAHPKDDSLKNKFRLARLISETGRAFILDDRDRSEGIPANRTAEIIKKWNMEDVDFTEKDFVNPETIEQFILNSSSIPPIVDFQSVGNEYYLDGGLTNNMVIETFSPNAKIIGIHYEPNTIVGKDPDLLARSFLITPSKPLPITSFDYTNPKGVRETYELGKADALAKKSEIINYLKKD is encoded by the coding sequence ATGCTTTCGTTGGGAAGGGGACTAGAAATAGCCGAATTTATGGGCGTCCGCGAACAAGTATTACAAACATTAGTTAAGATATTTCCAACTTATGATGCATCGCTTGCCATTGCAGGTGGTGGTTGTAAGGCGTTTTATGCTCTTGGTGTTGGAAAAACTCTCAGAGAGTGGGGAGTCCGTTTTACTGAACTGTCGGGAGTTTCTGCGGGTGCCGCCATGGCACTTTGTATCCTCTCACAATCCGAAGAAGAATCGGTGGAATACTTTGAGGAAATCACCAAACGTAACTCCAGAAATTTCCATTTTTCAAATTTGTTACGTGGTGAGTCCACATTTCCTCATGAAGATATGTATCGTAGGACCATTCGATTTGGAATGCGTTTTGATCGTGTTTTGGAATCAGGGGCAAAAATTTGGATCCACTCTGTGAAAGCGCATCCTAAAGATGATTCCTTAAAAAACAAATTTCGATTAGCAAGATTGATTTCCGAAACAGGGAGAGCCTTCATTCTCGATGATAGAGATAGGTCAGAAGGAATTCCTGCAAATCGTACGGCTGAAATTATCAAAAAATGGAATATGGAAGATGTTGATTTCACAGAAAAAGACTTTGTGAATCCTGAGACCATCGAACAGTTTATTCTAAATTCATCCTCAATTCCTCCCATAGTTGACTTTCAATCAGTTGGAAACGAATACTATTTAGATGGAGGTCTTACCAATAATATGGTGATTGAAACCTTTTCACCAAATGCCAAAATCATTGGAATCCATTACGAACCAAATACAATCGTTGGGAAAGATCCAGACTTACTTGCAAGATCATTTTTAATCACACCATCGAAGCCATTACCCATCACTTCTTTCGACTACACTAATCCGAAAGGAGTCAGGGAAACCTATGAATTAGGGAAGGCTGATGCCCTTGCAAAAAAATCTGAAATAATTAATTATTTAAAAAAGGACTGA
- a CDS encoding LIC10067 family putative lipoprotein, with amino-acid sequence MRRILYTIGFSLAFGNSFSCVKSSSEDPLSALLTSPPVISSVTPQIGTPAQNNANATYTATEVIIKGENFGIDPVVRFNDTVATVTLNLGTELYTKVPDGTYSGFITVSKSGGSCLPNSKTGVNCSGMEFFVDCYSVTNKQYGPEIELKQGQGISVEYDGNETKAFRTDTLLSARNLTISCESVVTVRVFSRSCQATDYVLQNNPIIPFPASVATQFYITAESATCSLVL; translated from the coding sequence ATGAGAAGGATTTTATACACAATCGGATTCTCACTAGCGTTTGGAAACAGTTTTTCCTGCGTTAAATCGTCATCAGAAGATCCACTATCAGCTCTTTTGACCTCACCACCTGTGATTTCCTCTGTGACACCGCAGATCGGCACACCTGCCCAAAACAATGCAAATGCAACTTATACCGCCACAGAAGTTATCATTAAGGGCGAAAATTTTGGGATCGATCCGGTTGTTCGGTTTAATGATACTGTTGCTACCGTTACTCTGAATTTAGGAACCGAACTTTATACCAAGGTTCCAGACGGTACCTACTCTGGTTTCATAACCGTTTCTAAATCAGGTGGTTCTTGTTTACCGAATTCCAAAACAGGTGTGAATTGTTCTGGAATGGAATTTTTTGTCGATTGTTACTCTGTTACGAATAAACAATACGGACCAGAAATTGAACTCAAACAAGGCCAAGGAATTTCTGTTGAATATGATGGAAATGAAACAAAAGCATTTCGGACCGATACATTACTGTCAGCAAGGAATTTAACGATTAGTTGTGAAAGTGTCGTCACAGTAAGAGTGTTTAGCCGTTCTTGCCAAGCAACAGATTACGTTTTACAAAATAATCCGATCATTCCGTTTCCAGCTAGTGTTGCGACTCAATTCTATATCACAGCAGAATCAGCAACTTGTAGTTTAGTACTTTAG
- a CDS encoding LIC_11321 family protein, with product MRSIFAVFLIYVGVFSLVADPRQELPPTLGDLKGQDKSVRQPPERKDKKGCCKIKYPAGGYDFFLATEEDCRASLYFDRFLGENNTLCFRWEGD from the coding sequence ATGCGTTCCATTTTTGCAGTTTTCCTTATTTACGTTGGTGTTTTTAGTTTGGTGGCAGATCCAAGGCAGGAATTACCTCCCACTCTTGGAGATTTAAAAGGCCAAGATAAATCAGTAAGGCAACCTCCAGAACGAAAGGATAAAAAAGGTTGTTGTAAAATCAAATACCCTGCGGGAGGGTATGACTTCTTTCTGGCAACGGAAGAAGATTGTCGTGCGAGTTTGTATTTTGACAGGTTTCTGGGAGAAAACAATACACTATGCTTTCGTTGGGAAGGGGACTAG
- a CDS encoding VOC family protein — MIIVEGIGHVSIPVSQLDTSIDFYRDIFDFEVETKKATEAILSLDAFRIRLVKAEVSDRSLPILSFVMDVDDFTEAISELEEKNVKIIKGPEGTDSGESLTFADPSQNLIEIFYSN; from the coding sequence ATGATTATTGTAGAAGGCATTGGCCACGTCAGTATCCCCGTCTCCCAACTCGACACCTCTATCGATTTTTACCGAGACATTTTTGACTTCGAAGTGGAGACAAAGAAGGCTACTGAGGCAATTCTTTCTCTCGATGCGTTCCGAATTCGTTTGGTAAAAGCGGAAGTGTCCGATCGTTCGCTTCCGATCCTAAGTTTCGTCATGGACGTAGATGATTTTACAGAAGCAATCAGCGAACTAGAAGAGAAGAACGTAAAGATCATCAAAGGACCTGAAGGAACTGATTCCGGAGAGAGTCTTACTTTTGCTGATCCAAGCCAAAATTTAATCGAGATTTTTTACTCTAACTAA
- a CDS encoding DUF3347 domain-containing protein, producing the protein MKVFRISLLVFAIFALSCKEEVIPFGPNHQKLVETLFTKNQVILEEFLKENPKPNWKEFSEAVQSLVANDHPKLKSWGKQITSNIPSIQTDLESSYEKISKIQEILIQMKAEVPNQSKYNRFYCPMVDKSWLMTGKEVKNPYAPEMRDCGELMP; encoded by the coding sequence ATGAAAGTATTTCGGATTTCACTCCTTGTTTTCGCCATTTTCGCCCTATCCTGTAAGGAAGAAGTCATTCCCTTCGGTCCTAACCATCAAAAACTCGTGGAAACTCTGTTTACAAAAAACCAAGTCATTCTCGAAGAATTTTTGAAAGAGAATCCAAAACCAAATTGGAAAGAATTTTCTGAAGCCGTTCAAAGTTTAGTTGCGAATGACCATCCTAAATTAAAATCTTGGGGGAAACAAATTACATCCAATATCCCATCCATTCAAACCGATTTAGAATCTAGTTATGAAAAAATTTCAAAAATCCAAGAAATATTGATACAAATGAAAGCGGAAGTGCCAAACCAATCGAAGTACAATCGTTTTTATTGTCCAATGGTCGATAAATCTTGGTTAATGACTGGAAAAGAAGTAAAGAATCCATACGCTCCAGAAATGAGAGACTGTGGAGAGTTGATGCCGTAA
- a CDS encoding M48 family metallopeptidase, with the protein MFQNQTFTSRYFNGVSAVPEEGTVLVHGQTVQFTSFDTHHKLNLSQFTEFTQTHKGCKLILLPDETQESPVLEIFCSKEDAKRLEKIWIQNKKSQSHSSALFYSIREMNPIVLGILSLLVVSVVGFFYFKGLELVTNFIPLSMDKSLGDSVQMKMESQFEKCDSKATDRFFAEALKKIVPKDSKHLFQVSVIRSEVPNAFALSNGKIYFFSGLLNEANSQEEVIGVLAHEIAHVEKRHHMRNLVKAGGTSLAISLVIGPGLGNMEFLETFTEIGSTILVLKFSRDFETEADKTSIEYLKSQNLSSDGLLSFFKRMETLENGETDQEESQSTASASEGDKTVSQITDFLSTHPATKERMKTLESLIQKGKKGTIKKVVSDKTWKEVQTVCLDFKNSDSK; encoded by the coding sequence TTGTTTCAAAACCAAACATTTACATCACGATATTTCAATGGTGTCTCGGCGGTCCCTGAAGAAGGGACCGTTCTTGTCCATGGTCAGACAGTCCAGTTCACATCTTTTGATACCCATCATAAATTAAATTTATCTCAGTTTACCGAATTCACTCAGACGCATAAAGGCTGTAAGCTGATACTTCTTCCAGACGAAACACAAGAAAGTCCTGTATTGGAAATTTTCTGTTCTAAAGAAGATGCAAAACGATTAGAAAAAATCTGGATCCAAAATAAAAAATCACAAAGCCATTCCAGTGCATTATTTTATTCCATACGCGAGATGAATCCAATTGTCCTCGGGATCCTTTCATTATTGGTGGTTTCGGTTGTAGGATTTTTCTACTTTAAAGGATTAGAACTCGTTACAAATTTTATTCCCCTCTCTATGGACAAATCCTTAGGAGATTCTGTTCAAATGAAAATGGAATCACAATTTGAAAAATGTGATTCAAAGGCAACAGATCGATTTTTTGCTGAAGCTCTTAAAAAAATTGTTCCAAAGGATAGCAAACACCTATTTCAAGTTTCGGTGATTCGATCCGAAGTTCCCAATGCATTTGCATTATCAAATGGGAAAATTTATTTTTTTTCAGGATTACTCAATGAGGCAAATTCACAAGAAGAAGTGATCGGAGTCTTGGCACATGAAATTGCACATGTGGAAAAAAGACACCATATGCGCAATTTAGTTAAGGCAGGTGGAACCTCTCTTGCAATCAGTTTGGTGATCGGACCTGGACTTGGAAATATGGAATTTTTAGAGACCTTTACCGAGATAGGCTCTACAATATTAGTGTTAAAATTTTCTAGAGACTTTGAAACCGAAGCTGACAAAACTTCGATTGAATATTTAAAATCGCAAAATCTTTCATCAGATGGATTACTCAGTTTTTTCAAACGTATGGAAACATTGGAAAATGGAGAAACAGACCAAGAAGAAAGTCAATCCACAGCAAGTGCCAGTGAAGGTGACAAAACAGTGAGTCAAATCACAGATTTTTTAAGCACACATCCAGCGACAAAAGAAAGAATGAAAACCCTGGAGTCTTTGATCCAAAAAGGGAAAAAAGGAACGATCAAAAAAGTGGTTTCAGATAAAACCTGGAAAGAGGTTCAAACTGTTTGTTTAGACTTTAAAAATTCAGATTCTAAATAA
- a CDS encoding GDP-mannose 4,6-dehydratase, translating into MKKKQTLVTGASGFVGSYLLPALQSQGSYEIHCFQGDIRSRETVEDQLQKVQPDILIHLAAQAFVPSAIANPWETEEINVRGTLNLLEILHRIQKPCKMLYISSADVYGKQNMDVLPLDERLLPKPVNPYAGSKLAAESFCRQYSEYSPSVSVVIARPFNHIGIGQRKEFVIPNFCSQIIEAKHAGKKEISVGDLAPTRDFSHVKDIVDGYLTLIEKGESGEIYNICSGEERSIRYMVEELVKFSGEKIKFLVDDNRVRASETSRVYGNNQKLKSLGWETKHSLSETLKEIYDYLESEFLKSKQTV; encoded by the coding sequence ATGAAAAAAAAACAAACTTTAGTCACCGGAGCCAGCGGATTTGTGGGAAGTTATCTCCTCCCTGCACTCCAATCCCAAGGAAGTTATGAAATTCATTGTTTCCAAGGTGATATCCGTAGCCGTGAAACCGTTGAAGACCAATTGCAAAAAGTCCAACCAGATATTTTGATCCATTTGGCTGCCCAAGCCTTTGTTCCTAGTGCGATTGCCAATCCTTGGGAAACGGAAGAAATCAATGTGCGTGGCACCTTAAATCTATTAGAAATACTCCATCGTATTCAAAAACCGTGTAAGATGTTGTACATTTCCTCGGCAGATGTATATGGAAAACAAAATATGGATGTACTTCCTCTTGACGAAAGATTATTACCGAAACCTGTAAATCCCTACGCAGGCAGCAAACTGGCGGCTGAATCATTTTGCAGACAGTATTCTGAATATAGCCCTTCCGTTTCAGTTGTGATTGCTCGTCCCTTTAATCATATTGGCATTGGCCAAAGAAAAGAATTTGTGATCCCTAATTTTTGTTCTCAAATTATCGAAGCGAAACATGCAGGCAAAAAAGAAATTTCCGTTGGAGATCTGGCTCCTACACGTGACTTTTCTCACGTAAAGGATATTGTTGATGGTTACCTTACCTTGATCGAGAAAGGTGAATCGGGAGAAATATATAATATTTGTTCTGGGGAAGAACGTAGCATTCGTTATATGGTCGAAGAATTGGTAAAATTTTCAGGTGAAAAAATCAAATTCCTAGTAGATGACAATCGAGTGCGAGCATCCGAAACTTCACGAGTTTACGGAAACAATCAAAAACTAAAATCTTTAGGATGGGAAACCAAACATAGTTTAAGCGAAACTTTGAAAGAAATTTATGATTATTTAGAATCTGAATTTTTAAAGTCTAAACAAACAGTTTGA
- a CDS encoding YjgN family protein produces MSNTRLQYHATGGQLFILFLKNMFLTVVTLGIYSFWARTNIQKFMAENLEWAGERFSFHGTGKERFIGFLKAAGVFIVLYIAIMIILWIANKIPVPYFATIIGAVLYIGVILALVPIIIVGGRKYITSRTGYRNLRFGFDGKILEVAKIYGKGILLTIVTLGIYYPWFFAEKEAYIQSKTRYGNTNFGFSADGKEIFFLYLKGFLLSIVTLGIYYSWFLADVQNYIWNRTSFQGKKFRSDITGGKIFVNFLVAYLIILFTLGIGFAWAVVRLTKLFIESVSLEAEVDFSSISAQPDTKANATAEGLEALAETLEAFLS; encoded by the coding sequence ATGAGCAACACAAGACTACAATATCACGCCACTGGCGGACAACTCTTCATATTATTTTTGAAGAATATGTTTCTTACGGTAGTGACGTTAGGGATCTACAGCTTTTGGGCAAGGACCAACATTCAAAAGTTTATGGCTGAAAATTTGGAATGGGCCGGTGAGCGTTTCTCTTTTCACGGAACAGGAAAAGAAAGATTCATCGGATTCTTGAAAGCAGCTGGAGTATTTATCGTACTCTACATCGCGATTATGATCATCCTTTGGATCGCAAATAAAATTCCTGTACCTTACTTTGCTACAATCATAGGTGCGGTCTTATACATTGGAGTGATTTTGGCGTTAGTCCCTATCATCATCGTCGGTGGTCGTAAGTACATAACTTCTCGAACTGGGTACCGAAACTTACGTTTTGGTTTTGATGGGAAAATCTTAGAAGTTGCGAAAATTTATGGGAAAGGGATTCTCCTCACCATCGTTACACTAGGGATTTATTATCCTTGGTTTTTTGCTGAAAAGGAAGCTTACATCCAAAGCAAAACACGTTACGGGAATACAAATTTTGGTTTTTCTGCTGATGGAAAGGAAATTTTCTTTTTGTATCTAAAAGGATTCCTTCTAAGCATTGTAACACTTGGAATTTACTATTCTTGGTTTTTAGCCGATGTTCAAAACTACATTTGGAATCGAACTAGTTTCCAAGGTAAAAAATTTAGATCCGATATCACAGGTGGTAAGATTTTTGTTAATTTTCTGGTCGCTTATTTGATCATTCTCTTCACACTCGGTATTGGATTTGCTTGGGCTGTGGTTCGATTGACAAAACTATTTATCGAATCAGTAAGTTTAGAAGCGGAAGTTGACTTCTCTTCGATTTCTGCCCAACCAGATACAAAAGCAAATGCTACCGCGGAAGGATTGGAAGCACTTGCAGAAACTCTAGAAGCCTTCCTATCATAA
- a CDS encoding pyridoxal phosphate-dependent aminotransferase yields the protein MTKKNFPFSERFNSLGEIESENSIHKTKLELIKTGKPILDLGNSNPTQLGLEFPPSVLTHIFSNLNLSIYEPIPEGLESVRKEISSIYNNRGIQTAASNFQLTASTSEAYSFLFKLLTNPGDEILTPNPGYPLFSFLVGLENLTEVHYQLKEDPTTGLWVYNAESIANTISTKTKVIILVSPSNPTGSKTTESFWKDWESLGIKIPVIVDEVFEAYDYQGESHYLPPKPNFPLFVCHGFSKMLALPQAKLAWILNLSPEPIQSEIQKKLSFIADTYLSVNSFIQLANNELLPWKTMVQDRIRTRVMRNLTICQSFIHQIPKIQKIYSPEAGWYFLFEVNLDKKDEEVVNEILKETGVSIHPGTWYGFSHNRCILVISLITEEETLEKGLKLLQSFFK from the coding sequence ATGACAAAAAAAAATTTCCCGTTTTCCGAACGATTCAATTCTTTAGGAGAAATCGAATCAGAAAATTCGATCCATAAAACTAAATTAGAATTAATAAAAACGGGAAAACCAATTTTAGATTTAGGAAACTCTAATCCAACACAATTGGGTTTGGAATTTCCGCCTTCTGTTCTAACACATATATTTTCCAATCTGAATCTAAGCATTTATGAACCAATTCCAGAAGGTTTAGAATCCGTCAGAAAAGAAATCAGTTCTATTTATAACAATCGAGGAATCCAAACAGCTGCCTCAAATTTTCAACTCACAGCAAGTACATCAGAGGCATATTCCTTTTTATTTAAACTATTAACAAATCCAGGTGATGAAATTTTAACACCAAACCCCGGTTATCCACTTTTTAGTTTCCTTGTGGGTTTGGAAAATTTAACAGAAGTCCATTACCAATTGAAGGAAGATCCTACGACTGGGTTATGGGTTTACAATGCAGAATCAATTGCAAACACGATCAGCACAAAAACAAAAGTGATCATACTTGTAAGTCCTTCAAACCCAACTGGCTCCAAAACAACGGAATCATTTTGGAAGGATTGGGAATCGTTAGGAATCAAAATCCCCGTGATTGTCGATGAAGTATTTGAGGCATATGACTATCAAGGAGAATCTCATTATTTACCTCCAAAACCGAACTTCCCTCTTTTTGTCTGTCATGGTTTTTCGAAAATGTTGGCATTACCCCAAGCTAAATTGGCATGGATTTTAAATCTTTCTCCAGAACCTATCCAATCTGAAATTCAAAAAAAACTAAGTTTTATCGCAGATACCTACTTATCGGTAAATTCCTTTATCCAATTGGCTAATAACGAACTTTTGCCCTGGAAAACGATGGTTCAAGATAGAATTCGAACAAGAGTTATGCGAAATTTAACGATATGTCAAAGTTTCATTCATCAAATCCCAAAAATTCAAAAAATTTACTCTCCAGAAGCAGGTTGGTATTTTTTGTTCGAAGTGAATTTAGATAAAAAGGATGAAGAAGTTGTAAACGAGATTTTAAAAGAAACTGGCGTATCTATCCATCCTGGAACATGGTATGGATTTTCGCATAACAGGTGTATTCTTGTAATTAGTTTGATTACGGAAGAAGAAACATTAGAAAAAGGACTAAAATTACTTCAGTCCTTTTTTAAATAA